One Nicotiana tomentosiformis chromosome 4, ASM39032v3, whole genome shotgun sequence genomic window carries:
- the LOC104114891 gene encoding uncharacterized protein produces the protein MIHKYCFEALDQTLRDILRFKDASSADKPFGDKTVVLGGDFRQTLYVIAKGSRQDIVNVTLISSYLWTHCDVLNLTKNMRLQRDQLDAHLDELRNFSERILAIADGRIGSSIDGIEKVQIPDDLLISNCDDPILAIIKATYLDFFSHSSDIDYLPQRAILAPTLDIVESINEYMVLLNHSPEKTYFSSYTVCISDHSFSTLEHVHTP, from the coding sequence ATGATTCATAAATATTGTTTTGAAGCTCTTGATCAAACTCTTAGAGATATTCTTAGATTTAAAGACGCATCTAGTGCTGATAAACCTTTTGGAGATAAAACAGTTGTTCTTGGTGGCGACTTCAGACAAACTTTGTATGTCATTGCAAAAGGATCTAGGCAAGATATTGTTAACGTTACTCTTATTTCTTCGTATTTGTGGACCCACTGCGACGTCTTAAATCTAACAAAGAATATGAGGTTGCAAAGAGATCAGTTAGATGCACACTTGGATGAGTTAAGAAATTTTTCTGAACGGATTTTGGCAATCGCTGATGGAAGGATTGGGAGTTCCATTGATGGCATTGAGAAGGTCCAAATCCCTGATGATCTTCTTATAAGTAATTGTGATGATCCAATATTGGCAATTATTAAAGCTACATATCTAGATTTCTTTAGTCATTCCAGTGACATAGATTACCTCCCGCAAAGAGCAATTCTTGCTCCGACTCTTGATATAGTGGAATCAATCAATGAATATATGGTTTTACTCAATCATAGTCCCGAGAAGACATATTTTAGTTCTTATACGGTTTGTATATCTGATCATTCTTTTTCAACTTTGGAGCACGTACATACACCATAA